A single Lactuca sativa cultivar Salinas chromosome 8, Lsat_Salinas_v11, whole genome shotgun sequence DNA region contains:
- the LOC122195513 gene encoding uncharacterized protein LOC122195513, which produces MALLGAREVGSFMGDGICQVRVVMNHHGGRPWWLSSLAPPLKLLLSLVLQFSSSPSTSSSVSSSTTTCQRSCRLRPPSGICQPAAGVESAGLQQFGIVSSGLQQCEVLSFQKRSSERLQCTHHLFSLGCLYFDIFDSCYDILRYIVYDSYTTSMNMVLLLI; this is translated from the exons ATGGCATTGCTCGGGGCTCGCGAAGTAGGTTCGTTCATGGGGGATGGAATCTGCCAAGTTAGAGTGGTGATGAACCACCATGGCGGCCGACCATGGTGGTTGTCATCGTTAGCACCGCCGCTGAAGCTGCTGCTGTCACTAGTGTTGCAGTTTTCGTCGTCACCTTCCACCTCATCTTCAGTCTCTTCGTCAACCACAACCTGCCAACGTTCCTGCCGCCTCCGACCACC ttcgggaatctgtcagccagcagctggggtggagtctgcgggacttcagcagtttgggattgtgtcttcgggacttcagcagtgtgag gtactcagttttcaaaagaggagctcggagaggttgcagtgcacacaccatttgttcagcctgggatgtttatactttgatatatttgacagttgttatgatattttgagatatattgtttatgattcttatacgacgtcgatgaatatggttttattactgatttaa